The following nucleotide sequence is from Dyella sp. BiH032.
CACGTCCGTTTCCAGGTCCACGTACGCCGCTTCGCTATGCCTTCCGAAACTGCCGGCGACCTGTGGCGTGAGTCCCGGAAACACCTGCGAGCCGCCCGCATAAGGCGTGGTGGTGCCGGGGATGAGCGTGGTCGGATCGAAGAAGTAGGAATCCGGATCGCCCGCATCGATCACATAGGTTTCCTTGCGGTACTCGGCGCCGAACGCCACCGTCACCGCATTGGGCAGGAAGCCGACGTGCACGTCCTTGCTCAGGTCCAGGTTCGCCACGCTCTGCTTGTTGCGGAACGTGCCGGCGTTGAAGTACGTCGGCGAGTACCCGTTCGTGTGGTACAGGTTGGTGTTGACGCTGTTGGCGATGTCGAACGCGAGGTTGTTCTCGCCGTGGTCGGCCGAGAAGTCCCAGTGCCAACCACCCTCCGTAGTGCCCCGCACGCCCAGCACCGCAGCGATGTCGTTGCTGTGGTTGACGATCTGCGGCAGGAAGCCGTTGGGATAGATCTGCGGTACGTTGCGCGCGGAGTTGTAGGCACGGTAGTAGCCGTTGGAGGTGACATCGCGCTTGCTGCCGTTGAGGTAGCCGTACAGTTCCACGCCCGGCGTGATGTTGTAGCCGAAGTTCAGCAGCACTTGGTACGTCTTCACCGCCGGGTCGCCGTAGCGTTCGTAGGGAATGCCGCTGGGATTGGGCGCGCCTGCGATCGTGGTGGCCTTGTCGCGATTCTCGGCGCGGTTGGTGTTCATGACGTTCTGGTAGTTCCACGCCACCCGCATCCACCCCGGCGCGCTGCCGTTCGGGCCACCGAGCGCCACGCCCATGGTGCCTTGCACGCCGTTCTGCGCGCCGTCGCCCTTGTCCATGATGCCGCCGTTGGCCGTGATGCTGTTGCCGCCTTCGACACTGCCGCGCTTGAGCACCACGTTGATGACGCCGGCGATCGCGTCGGAGCCATACTGCGCCGCGGCGCCATCGCGCAACACTTCGATGTGGTCGATCGCCGCGATCGGGATGGAGTTGAGATCCACCGGTGCCGAGCCGCGCCCGATCGCCGAGTTGTAGTTGACCAGACTGGTGGTGTGGTAACGCTTGCCATCCACCAGGACGAGCACCTGATCCGGCGACATGCCGCGCAGGCTTGCGGGCCGGATCGCGTCGTTGCCGTCGTTGATGGCGGGGCGGGGGAAGTCCAGCGAAGGGAGCAGGGTGCTCAGGGCGCTGGCCAGATCGGTACTGCCGGTGGCGTTGAGATCCGCGGGCGTGAGTACGTCGATCGGTGCGAGGGATTCGGAAGCGGTACGATCGGTGCTGCGCGTACCGGTGACCACGACTTGCTGGAGCTGCTTGGCTTTCTCGGGTGATGCCGGATCGGCGGGTTTGTCATCGGCCCAGGCCGTGGTGGCGGCGAGGGCATGCATACAGCAAAGGGGTAGCAGGGCAGCTGCCGGCAGGCGCCGCTTAAGTCGTTTGGTCATGGATTGTGTCCCCGGTCAGGCAGTAGTTGACGGGCTCCTTGCCTGGTCTTGCGTCGCAGCAAATCCTCCCCAGGGCTGCGACAGTCCGAGGCTATGTGCGATGTTGCATCGCGTCAATATCTGGTCATTTGGGCGTCATTGCGGTGTAATCACCGGCTCGGTGCGATGTGCGGGTGCCGCAGGATTTCGCGGTGGAGAGAGTTTCCGCTTGCTTGTCATGTCGCCGCACGCCGCGGAGGGGTATGAAGCCGGCGGCGGTCGTAGGTTGGGGTGAGCTTGCGAACCCCAACGGAGGCTAAGGGGCGCCTCGCACTCACCTACTTGTCATTCCGGCGCAGGCCGAAGCCCAGGGGCGACAGCGCTCGGTTGTCGCCTTATGGCCAGTCTTGTCTCGCCCTCGCGGGGCGAGGGTTTCGCTCTCCTGCCGGAGAGCGAGTTACTTCTTCTTGCTTGCCCAAGAAGAAGTAACCAAGAAGAAGGGCCCCCTGCGCGGCGCCCTCCGCAGCCTTCGCTGCTCCGGGTGCGTTGAGGGCTGGCCGGGCTTTTCGACAGGGCATCCATGCCCTGATCGAAAAGGCGGGGACATTCATGTCCCCGCCCGCCTGCGGCGGCCTGATCGTCCAGCCCTCACCGCCGCGAAGGGAACCCGGCAGAGCAAAAGCGAAGAGCAAACGCTCGCACTAGCTGTGCTTGCCTCGGTACCGCACTTCGCCTTCTCCCCTCCGGGCGACCCGAAGGTAGTCCCCGTGGGAGAGAAAGCGGGATGAGGGGTGGGTGCTCGCGGGAACGCTTCTAAAGCCCCACTGGCCGTCAGCGCACCGGCTTGGCTAGTCTCAACAAATCCGCGCCGAATCCGGCCTCTTCGTAAATCTTCCGCGCCCGCTCATTACCGGGAAACACCGCCAGCGTGATCAAGTGGCAGCGGTGTTCGCGTGCCCAGGTTTCGGCGTGGTCCAGCAGTGCGCGGCCGACGCCCTTGCCTTCGTGCGATTGCGCGACGGCGACGTCGGAGATGTGGCAGTTGATGCGGCCGGTGAAGTAGTCCTGCGTCTTCTGCAGGTGGATGAAGCCCACCGGTTCGCCGTCGTCGTCCTCCGCGACGAACAGAAAGCTGTTCGCGGGCTGCTCGTCCAAGTGGCGGGAGAGGTCCTTGCGGATGCCGTCGATGCACTCGTGGCGCTTGCGCCAGGCAGGCAAGTGGAAGTCGACGAAGCGGGGAACCAGGCCGAGGATGAAATCGTCGTCGTCCTCGGCGAGGCGGATCAGGAACGTCGGGTCGCTCATGCGCTTTGGGGGCGGGCTTGGGAACCGGTTCCGGTTCTACACCCGGGACGCGGGGCAGGGAAGTCCCGTACGGCGTTTTTCCCGCCCGGAACGACAAGGCCCGGCAGAAAGCCGGGCCTTGTCGTGTCCTGCGCTCGGCAGCGCCCGGATCGGGGTTCGCCTTTGGCTCGCCCAGACCTGCGCGGCGGGTGGAGATCAGGCGATCGCCGGCAGCGTTCCCACGCCCGCTTCGATCGCCGCCTTGTGCGTCAGACAGCGCGGCAGCATGCGGGCGAAGTAGAACGCGGCGGTGTCGCGCTTGGCCTGCTTGAATGCTTCGGACTGGCTGCTGGCGTTGGCCGCGGCCACGCTGCGCGCCCACAGGTAGGCCAGGGTGGCGTAGCCGGAGTAGTACAGATAGTCGTTGGCGGCGCCGCCCAGCTCCTCCGGGTTGCCCTGCACGCGCTGGGCCAGGGCCAGGGTCATGTCGGCCCACTCCTTGGTGACCTTGGCCAGCGGGGCGATCAGCGAGGCCAGCGCGGCATCCTGCGCGTGCTTCTGGCAGAAGGCCTGGATCTCCTGCAGGAACAGCTTGAAGCCCGCGCCCTGCAGCTGGAGGATCTTGCGGCCCAGCAGGTCCGCCGCCTGGATGCCGGTGGTGCCTTCATACAGGGTGATGATGCGGGCGTCGCGCACGAACTGCTCCACGCCGCTCTCCACGATGTAGCCGTGGCCGCCGTACACCTGCAGGGCCTCCTTGGTGGCTTCCTGCGCCAGTTCGGTGACCAGGCCCTTGGCGATGGGAATCAGGAAGGCGACCAGGTCGCTGGCGTTCTTGCGGGAGGCTTCGTCGGCGCCGCGCGCTTCCACGTCGGTCTGCAGCGAGGTGTACAGCAGCAGCGCGCGCGAGCCTTCCACGATGGCGCGCTGGGTCAGCAGCATGCGGCGCACGTCCGGCTGCACTAGCAGGTTGTCGGCGGGCTTGTCAGGGAACTTCGGACCCGACAGTGCGCGGCCCTGCAGCCGCTCGCGGGCGTAGTTGGCACTGTTCTGCAGCGCGCGCTCGGAGAGCGCCAGACCCTGCACGCCCACGCCCAGGCGCGCGGCATTCATCATGGTGAACATCGCGGCCAGGCCCTTGTGCGGCTGGCCGATGAGATAACCCTCGGCGCCGTCGAAGTTCATCACGCAGGTGGCCGAGCCGCGCAGGCCCATCTTGTGCTCGATGTTGCTGGCCGCGACGGTGTTGCGCGCGCTCAGCGAGCCGTCGGCGTTCACCTTGAACTTGGGCACGATGAACATCGAGATGCCGCGGCTGCCGGCCGGCGCGTCGGGCAAGCGGGCCAGCACGAGGTGGATGATGTTCTCCGCCAGGTCGTGCTCGCCGGCGCTGATGAAAATCTTGGTGCCGGTGATCTTGTAACTGCCGTGGTCACCCGGTTCGGCGCGGGTCTTCAGCAGGCCCAGGTCCGAGCCGGCCTGCGGCTCGGTCAGGCACATGGTGCCGGTCCAGCGGCCTTCCACGATCGGCTTGAGGTAGGTGTCCTGCTGTTCTTTGGTGCCGTGCAGCTCCATCGCGTGGCAGGCGCCCTCGGATAGCAGCGGGTACAGGCTCCACGACAGGTTGCCGGCCTGGAAGATCTCGGTGGTGGCGGTGCCGAGCAGGTTAGGCAGGCCGAGGCCGCCGAAATGCTCTGCCTGGGTCAGGCCGGTCCAGCCGCCTTCGGCGAAGGCTTTGAAGGCCTCCTTGAAGCCCTTCGGCGTGGTCACGGTCTGGGTCGCCTTGTCGTAGCGGCAGCCTTCCTCGTCCCCGCTGGCATTGAACGGGGCGAGCAGCGCTTCGCTGAGGCGGCCGGCTTCATCCAGCATGGCGTCCAGCACGTCGCGCGTATGGCCCTCGCCACCCTGCAGCGAGGTGAGGACCTTTTCCGCGTCCAGCACGTCGTAGAGGGCGAAGCGCAGATCGTCGAGGGGAGCCTTGTAGATGGTCATGTGCGAAGTTCCTGCTGGGAATGCGAAAAGAAGGTGGCGCGGATCAGCGCCAGGTATGGGGGATGCCCGGCACCGGCGACAGCCAGTCGTTGCCGTGGAATTCGAAGTCGCGCGCGTCCTTGTCCTGCTCCGGCTTGGCATTGGCGCGGCCGGCGACGCTGTACGGCACCGAGCCGCCGCTGCCCTTCGCGGCGGCCGCGGCGAGCGCCTGGCTCATCTCCGGCGTGGGCAGCAGGTTGACTTGCGTGATGTCGCCGGCGAAGGCGGGGATATCCAGGTCGAAGGTGGCATGCAGCCGCACCGGCACCAGCTCCGCCACCCTCAGCTCGCCGTCGATCGAGCGGAAGTTCATGCCGGCGTAGCTGTTGTTCTGGATGCGCACGGTCAGCTGCCACTGGCCATCGGGCCGCACGGTCATCTCCTGGATGCTGACCGAGGGCGGAAACACGCTTTTGCGCGGCGGGCCACAGGCGATCAGGCCGAGCGCGAGCACGACGGGGATCAGGCGGTATAGCCGGCGGAACATGGCCTCTCCAAACGATCGTTTGAATGACGATTCTAACCATGAGTGGGGGGAGCGGGGCTAGTGGTCCGGCCGGGAACGGTCCCGGAGCGGCCGCCGTGCGGCGGCCCTCCGCGATTCCACCGTCACGCGGAAACGGGCATCATCGACGTTTTCCCCATCCAGGCCCCCCGCATGTCACGTCGTTTCGTCGCCCGCCGCTCCCCCATCCACGGCAACGGTGTCTTCGCTACCGCGCCGATCAAGAAGGGCGAGGAGATCATCGAGTACAAGGGCACGCTGATGACCCACGGCGAGGCGGACGTGCTGTACGGCGATGGCGGCGAGACCGGGCACACCTTCCTGTTCACGCTCAACGACGATTACCTGATCGACGCCAACCGCAAGGGCAATACCGCGCGCTGGATCAACCACAGCTGCGATCCCAACTGCCAGGCCCTGGTGCTGGAAGACGAAGACGGCGACCCGCGCAAGGACAGGGTGATCATCGAGGCCATCCGCAACATCAAGCCCGGCGAAGAACTCACCTACGACTACGGCATCACCCTCGACGTCCCGCACACCGCCCGCCTGAAGAAAGTGTGGAAGTGCCTCTGCGGCTCGCCGAAGTGCATCGGCACGCTGCTGAAGCCGAAGCGGGGGCGTTGAAGCAGTTAGCGACCGGTGGCTCGCCGGAATTTTTGGAACAGAAAAAGCCGCGTCACTCACGCGGCTTTTTTCTTGGCGCCGAAGGAATCGCAGCCTTCCACGCATCGCAAGCCCCGGCCCCTCATCCCGCCTTCTCCCCGGAGGGGAGAAGGAGAAGTGATGGACTGAGGCGAAAACTAAACAAGAGCGAGCGAAGCGACGCTCCGTGACGCTCTTGATTTTCCGGGTTCCCTTCGCGGCGGTGAGGGCTGGACGATCAGGCCGCCGAAGGCGGGCGGGGACAGGACGTCCCCGCCTTTTCGATTCGGGCATGGATGCCCGATCGAAAAGCCCGGCGAGCCCTCAACGCACCCGGAGCAGCGTAGGCTGCGGAGGGCGCCGCGCAGGGTGCCTTTTCTTCTTGGTTACTTCTTCTTTGGGCAAGCAAAGAAGAAGTAACTCGCTCTCCGGCAGGAGAGCGAAACCCTCGCCCCGCACGGGGCGAGACCAGACTGGCGACCACCTCGCGACCACCGAGCCATGACGCCACTGGATGACTCGCCGCGCTCGCCCCTTCGGGGCCGCCCTCCGGGCGTTCTCCGCACTTCGCGCCCTCTCCGGCCCACGCCGGAACGACCAGCAGCCCGACGATGAGCCCAGCATCGTGCACCTCTCTCGCACGAGAGCGAGAAAACGAAGCCCAGCCACCGGCACCAGGCACCCCCACCGCAACCGCCATGCAGCCATCCCCAAACCCCCATATACTCGCCACTCAGTGCCTGTCATGGGGGCTGGCACGCATCCACAAGGACGGAAGCATGGAAAAGGAACAGAACTGGTACGCCGCACCGCAGGCCGCGGTCGCCGACGTAGGGGGCCTCTCGGCGTCGGATCTCGAAGCGCGCAAAGCCAGTCGCGGACAGCGGCTCGCCGCCGCCATTCTCGACGGCGTCATCGTAGGTGTCGGCACGATCCTGGCCGTCATTGGCGGCTCCGCCGCCAGCCGTGGCGACGGCGGCGTCGTCGCCATCGCGGTGGGCGCCCTGCTCATCCTCGGTGTATTCGTCGTCAACTGCGTACTGCTGCACCAGAACGGCCAGACCATCGGCAAGCGCGTGCTCGGCTTGAAGATCGTGCGCACCAATGGCGACCGCATCGGCCTGGGCCGCATCATCGGCATGCGCATCATCCCGATCAGCCTGCTCGGCGCGATCCCGTACCTGGGCGGCCTGATCTCGCTGACGGACTCGCTGATGATCTTCGGCAACGAGCGCCGCTGCCTGCACGATCTGATCGCGGACACCATCGTCATCACCGAGTGATGCTGGATACGCTCCGGCAGATCGAAACGCCGGAAGGCGTGTTCCTTCGCCTGCGCGCGGCGGGCGCCCTGCCGCGCGCGCAGGCGTGGACGATCGATTTCGTGCTGCGCATGATGGTGTTCTGGATCGCGATGATTCCGTTGTCGCTGCTCGGGACAGCGGGCATGGGCGTGGGCACGCTGCTACTGTTCGCGCTGATGTGGATCTACGCGGTGGTGTGCGAGGTGTGGTTCGGCGGCCAGACCCTGGGCAAGCGCGCCCTTGGCCTGCGCGTGGTCAGCGCCGACGGCGCGCCGGTCACGCTGGTGCCGTCGGTGGTGCGCAACCTGCTGCGCGTGGTGGACATCCTGCCGGGCGTCTATGCGGTGGGCCTGGCCAGCACATTGATCGACCCGTATGGGCGGCGCCTGGGCGACGTGATCGCCGGCACCATGGTGATCCACGGCGGCGAACTGCCCGCAGGCAGCCAGGTGCCGGCGGTGCCCGCGATCGCGCCTCCTCCCGGCCTCGCCGCGGAAGAACAAGCCGTGATCGTGGAATTCGCCGAACGCTGCGCGCAGCTGACGCCGCAGCGCCAACAGGAACTGGCCGACCTGCTGCAGCCGGTCACCGGATGCACCGGCGACGCCGGCGTGCAGCGACTTCTCGGCTACGCCAACTGGCTGCTGGGACGCACATGAAACAGGAACGCTTCGCCGCGCTGCACAGCGACGGATGGGACGAACTGCAGCGCTGGCTCGACCTGGTCGACGCGAAGCAGCGGCAGACCCTGCGTGATCCGCGCGCCAACGGTTTTCCGGCGGAATACCGCCGGCTCTGTCATCACCTTGCGTTGGCGCGTGCGCGTGGTTACAGCCGCGAGGTGACCGACCGCCTGCAGCGCATGGTGCAGCAGGGGCACCGGCTGCTGTACCGGCCGCCTGCGCCGCGCTGGCATCGCGCGCTGATGTTCCTGGTCGCCGGTTTTCCGCGCCTGGTGCGCGCCGAATGGCGTTGCATGGCCGCGGCGGCGGCGCTGTTCCTGGTGCCCGCGCTCGGCTGCCTGATCGCCTTGCAGTTCCACCCCGAATGGGCGCACTCGCTCTTTGGCAGCGCGCAGCTGGCCGAATTCGAGAAGATGTACGACCCATCGAACGCGAAGATCGGCCGCAGCAGCGGCACCGACCTGGCGATGTTCGGTGTCTACGTGATGAACAACGTCAGCATCGCGTTCCGCACGTTTGCTTCAGGCCTGGTGTTCGGCGTCGGCGCGGTCTATGTGCTCGGCGCCAACGGCGTGATCATCGGCGGCGTGGCCGGTCATCTCACGCAGATGGGCTATGGCGGCCCGTTCTGGCGCTTCGTCGTGGCGCACGCTGCCTTCGAGCTGACCGCGCTGGTCATCGCCGGCGGCGCGGGACTCAAGCTGGGCCTCACCCTGTTGGCACCGGGCCGCCGCCGGCGCGGCCCGGCGATGGTCGCTGCCGGCTGGGTCGGCGCGCAGCTGGCGCTGGGCGCCTTCGCCATGCTGGTGATCGCGGCCGCGATCGAAGCATTCTGGTCGTCGGTCGCGGGATTTCCGGACTCGTTGAAGTTCGGCAGCGCCGCGCTGCTCTGGCTGCTGGTGCTGTGGTGGCTGGCACGCGGTGGCATGGGCATGGAGGCCGCGGATGGAGCTTGAGCGCATCACCGTCGCACTGCGCCCTCGTACCGCGCGCGAGGCGGTCGACCTGGGCGCGGCGATGCTGCGCGCGCATGCCAGGGCGGTGTGGTCGGCCTGGTTCGCCTGCAGCCTGCCGGTGGTGGCGGTGTGCATCGCAGCGGGCTGGTTGCTGCAATGGCCGTGGCTCGCCACCTTGCTGATCTGGTGGCTGCTGCCGCTGTTCGACCGCGTGCCGCTGTACGTGCTGTCGCGCGCGGTGTTCGAGCGCGCGCCACGCTGGCGCGAGACGCTGCGCGGCCAGCGCCAGTGGCCTTGGGGCGGCACCATCGCCGCGGTGACCTGGCGGCGCATCGACAGCCATCGCACGTTGCGTTTCCCGATGGAGCTGCTGGAGGGCCTGCCGTCCAGGCAGCGTCGTGAACGCTGGCGCGTGCTGCGGCGGCCGATCGGCACCGACGCATCGGCCCTGGCCTTCGGCTGCCTGGAGCTGTCGGTGGTGCTGTTCGTGGGCATGTTCCTGTGCGTGGCGCTGTTCATTCCGCCGGAGCTGATGCCCGACTGGCTGCGCGGCTCGATCGGCGGCGTCGCCCGGCGCACGCCGGAGGTGACGGGCGCCTTGATCGCCGCGACGGCCTACGTGGCCTGGAGCGCCATCGAGCCGCTGCATGTGGCCGCCGGTTTCGCGCTCTATCTCAACCGCCGCACGCAATTGGAAGCCTGGGACGTCGATCTGGCCTTCCGCCGCCTGCGCGATCACTGGCTCGCTGCCGGCCGCGGCGCCGCGCTGCTGCTCGCGCTCGCCTGCTTGTGGCCGCACGGCGCCTGGGCGCAGAAGGCGGAGGAACCGCCCGTGCAGATCGAGCACGTATTCGACCAGCCGGTCAGCGCACAGGATCAGCGTTTCGCCGAGGCGTCGGCCGAGGCTTTTCGCGATCCGCGTTTCGGCGGCGAACGCAAGGAACACCGGTGGGTGCCGCGCGAATGGTCTGTCAAGCCGAAGCCGGTGAAGATCGAGCGCATGCCGTTCGAAGGATTCGGCAATGCGGTCGCCATCGGCGTGAAGGGGCTCGTCGCGCTCGTGCTCATCGCCCTGGTGGTGGCCGTCGCGATCTTCCTGTTGCGTCGCGCAAGGCTGCCCGCTGTCGGCGTGCGCTCGCGTCACGAAGCGACGCTGGAAACGCATCTGGAAACGATCGAAGCGGAGGCACACCTGCCCGACGACCTTGCCGCCGCCACGCGCCGCCTGTGGCAGGGCGGGCGTCGCCGCGAGGCGCTCGCGCTGTTGTACCGCGGTTGTGCCGAGGCCGTGGCCGAAGCCTTGCAGACCTCGGTCCCCGCCGACGCCACGGAGGCCGACTGCCTGCGCAGCGCGCGCCGGCTCGAAGAATCCCGCCGGCGGCGCGCGGAAACCATCGTGCGCGCTTGGCAGTACGCCGCGTACGCGGATCGTTATCCGCGCGACGAGGACTTCGAGCAACTCCTCGCCGGCTGGCCAGCCGCGGCAAGAGGTGCCGCATGAACCGCATTCCGCCGCTGGCGATCGTGCTGGCCGCACTGGCCTTGCTCGGCGTCATCGCGTTCTTCACCTTGTTCGAGCGCAAGGAAATCACAGTGACCACGCCATCGCGCGGCGAGGCGGCCTACAACCGCTTCTTCGCGCTGGAGCGGGCGCTGGCGAAACTCGACGTGCCGGTCAGCTCGATCGCCACGTTGTCGCCGCGACGCGTGCCGCTCGCCGCGGAAGACACGCTGGTGCTCGGCGCGGGCCTGGAGCGCATCGAGGTAAACGACGCCGAGCGCATCGCCGAATGGGTGCGCGGCGGCGGCCATCTCGTGCTCTCGCCGGGGCCGGCGGACGAAGCCTCCCACACGCCGCTGTTCGAGGCGCTGGACATGCTCGCGCCTGAGCGCGCGGGCGATGGCTGCACGCGTCTCGTCGCTGAGGCGGCCGCTTCCGCGAAGGAAGGCGGCAATTTCGAGCTGTGCGGTCCGCGATTCCGGCTCAATGATGAAGCTGCCGAGAACCTGGATGCCTGGGTGGGCGACGATCGGCAGGGCTATGCGTTCGCGCGAATCACCGTCGGCGACGGGCAGGTGAGCCTGCTTTCCAACCTCGCCCCCCTGTCGAACCGCTCGCTGAGCCATCTCGCGCAACAGCGTTTCGCGTGGCGTTTGCTTATGCCGTTCGAGCGCGACGGACACGTCTGGCTGCTCTACGCCTTGGATGGCCCGTCGTTCTGGCTGGCGCTGTTCACGCGCGGCTGGCCTGGCCTGGTCGCGCTCACGCTGCTGCTGCTGGCCTGGATGGCCGCGCGCGGCGAGCGGCTCGGACCGCTCATGCCCGCGCCGCCGCTGCAACGGCGCGCGCTGCTGGAGCACGTGCAGGCCGCCGGGGAATTCCTCTACCGCCGCGACGCCGGCCTCGGCCTGCATGGCCTGGCCTGCCGCGCCGCGCTGGCGCGCGTGCGCCGGCTGGATCCCGCCAGCGCCGGGCTGGACGGCCAGGCGCTCTACGAACGCCTGGCCGAACGCCACGGCATCGACCCCGCGCAACTGGCGCGGGCTTTCCAGATTCCCGCGAACGCCGCCGCGTTCCGCGACAGCATCGCCACCCTGGCGCGACTCAGGAGCCGCCCATGACGACCGATTCCACTTCTCCCGCGTTCGCGCCGGAACCCATCGCGCCGGTACCGCCGTTCGACGTACTGGTGGCACGCATCGCCTCGCTGCGCGAGCAGGTCTCGCGCGCCTTCATCGGGCAGGAGCGCGTGTTCGACGAAGTGTTGCTGGCCCTGCTGGCCGGCGGCCACGTGCTGATCGAAGGCGTGCCGGGCCTGGGCAAGACCCTGCTGGTGCGCGCGCTGGCCGCGGCGGTGAGCTGCAGCTTCGGCCGCGTGCAGTTCACGCCCGACCTGATGCCCACCGACGTCACCGGCCATGCGATCTACGACCCGAAGGCGGAGCGCTTCCAGATCCGTCGCGGACCGGTCTTTGCCAACTTGCTGTTGGCGGATGAGATCAACCGCGCGCCGGCCAAGACGCAGGCCGCGCTGCTCGAATCCATGCAGGAAGGGCAGGTGACCATCGAGGGCCGGCGCTTCCCGCTGCCGGCGCCGTTCATGGTGGTGGCCACGCAGAACCCGATCGAGCAGGAAGGCACGTATCCGCTGCCGGAGGCGCAGCTGGACCGCTTCCTCATCAAGGTGCTGATCGACTATCCGTCGCTGGAGGACGAGAAGCGCATGGTCGACGAGGTGCTCAGCGGCCGCGTCGCGGCGGACCTGGACGTCTCCCGCGTGAACCCGGTGCTGAGCCAGCCGGAGCTGCTCGCGTTGCAGCAGGGCGTGGCCGCGCTGCGCGTCGACGCGGCGGTGATCGACTATGCCGTGCGCATCGCCCGCGGCACGCGCGAATGGCCGGGCGTGCTCGGCGGCGCAGGTCCGCGCGGCGCGCTGGCGCTGGTGCGCCTGGCGCGTGCGCAGGCGGTGCTGGACGGCCGCGACTTCGTCACGCCGGACGACGTACGCGCAGTCGCGCTGCCCGCGCTGCGCCATCGCCTGCTGTTGGCGCCGGAGGCGCTGATCGAACGCCAGCGGCCGGACGACGTGCTGAAGGCGCTGTTGCACAAGGTCGCCGCGCCCCGCCAATGATGCGACCGGCTTCCGCGCTGCTGTGGCTGCTGCTCGGCTGGACCGGGCTGGGGGTGCTGGCCGCGATCGGCTGGCTGCCGCTCATCGCGTGGTTCGCCGCGGCCGCGCTGATCGGCGTGTTGGCCGCCGTCGACGCCTGGCGCCTGCGCGCCGAACCCAGTCCGCTGGTCCAGCGCGAACTGCCGCCCGTGGTGCCGCTCGGCCCCGAGCTGGTGGTGTGGCTGCGGTTGCGTCCGCGCGGCAAGCGCCCGGTCGCGTTCGAACTGCACGATCTGCATCCGGGCGACTGGCCCGTGCGCGGCATGCCGCGCCGGCTGGTGCTGCCGCCGGGGCGCGAGCTGGCGCTCGACTATGCGCTCACGCCCAACGGCCGCGGCCGTTTCGACTTCACCGGCTGCCACTTGCGCTTGCGCTCGCCCTGGCGGCTGTGGACGCAGCGGCGTACCGCCGGCGATCCGGCGAGCCTGCGTGTCTAT
It contains:
- a CDS encoding TonB-dependent receptor, which translates into the protein MTKRLKRRLPAAALLPLCCMHALAATTAWADDKPADPASPEKAKQLQQVVVTGTRSTDRTASESLAPIDVLTPADLNATGSTDLASALSTLLPSLDFPRPAINDGNDAIRPASLRGMSPDQVLVLVDGKRYHTTSLVNYNSAIGRGSAPVDLNSIPIAAIDHIEVLRDGAAAQYGSDAIAGVINVVLKRGSVEGGNSITANGGIMDKGDGAQNGVQGTMGVALGGPNGSAPGWMRVAWNYQNVMNTNRAENRDKATTIAGAPNPSGIPYERYGDPAVKTYQVLLNFGYNITPGVELYGYLNGSKRDVTSNGYYRAYNSARNVPQIYPNGFLPQIVNHSNDIAAVLGVRGTTEGGWHWDFSADHGENNLAFDIANSVNTNLYHTNGYSPTYFNAGTFRNKQSVANLDLSKDVHVGFLPNAVTVAFGAEYRKETYVIDAGDPDSYFFDPTTLIPGTTTPYAGGSQVFPGLTPQVAGSFGRHSEAAYVDLETDVTNKLSAGLAGRYEHYSDAGSTRSGKLSARYQFTDTFALRGTVSNGFRAPSLAQQNYESVVTLIQNGQLAQIGTYRTSDPVAIALGAKPLKPEKSTNYGLGAVWQPWDAFSATLDLYQIRVGNAILYSDQIAVSIPNSQVTGAQFFVNGATTRTRGADLIANYRMDLDGWGKLNLTASGNYNKTKVLSISTPAFGRASEGLLTSSTPRTKYVFSGDWQLQGFGLHANLTRYGSVIRRGDADDGSQDQKFAARWLLDLAASYAWREWTFTAGVDNLTNQYPTKASLANVYEDRADGLQYSSLSPFGFNGRYWYGKVTYRF
- a CDS encoding GNAT family N-acetyltransferase — its product is MSDPTFLIRLAEDDDDFILGLVPRFVDFHLPAWRKRHECIDGIRKDLSRHLDEQPANSFLFVAEDDDGEPVGFIHLQKTQDYFTGRINCHISDVAVAQSHEGKGVGRALLDHAETWAREHRCHLITLAVFPGNERARKIYEEAGFGADLLRLAKPVR
- a CDS encoding acyl-CoA dehydrogenase C-terminal domain-containing protein, producing the protein MTIYKAPLDDLRFALYDVLDAEKVLTSLQGGEGHTRDVLDAMLDEAGRLSEALLAPFNASGDEEGCRYDKATQTVTTPKGFKEAFKAFAEGGWTGLTQAEHFGGLGLPNLLGTATTEIFQAGNLSWSLYPLLSEGACHAMELHGTKEQQDTYLKPIVEGRWTGTMCLTEPQAGSDLGLLKTRAEPGDHGSYKITGTKIFISAGEHDLAENIIHLVLARLPDAPAGSRGISMFIVPKFKVNADGSLSARNTVAASNIEHKMGLRGSATCVMNFDGAEGYLIGQPHKGLAAMFTMMNAARLGVGVQGLALSERALQNSANYARERLQGRALSGPKFPDKPADNLLVQPDVRRMLLTQRAIVEGSRALLLYTSLQTDVEARGADEASRKNASDLVAFLIPIAKGLVTELAQEATKEALQVYGGHGYIVESGVEQFVRDARIITLYEGTTGIQAADLLGRKILQLQGAGFKLFLQEIQAFCQKHAQDAALASLIAPLAKVTKEWADMTLALAQRVQGNPEELGGAANDYLYYSGYATLAYLWARSVAAANASSQSEAFKQAKRDTAAFYFARMLPRCLTHKAAIEAGVGTLPAIA
- a CDS encoding SET domain-containing protein-lysine N-methyltransferase; amino-acid sequence: MSRRFVARRSPIHGNGVFATAPIKKGEEIIEYKGTLMTHGEADVLYGDGGETGHTFLFTLNDDYLIDANRKGNTARWINHSCDPNCQALVLEDEDGDPRKDRVIIEAIRNIKPGEELTYDYGITLDVPHTARLKKVWKCLCGSPKCIGTLLKPKRGR
- a CDS encoding RDD family protein, translating into MEKEQNWYAAPQAAVADVGGLSASDLEARKASRGQRLAAAILDGVIVGVGTILAVIGGSAASRGDGGVVAIAVGALLILGVFVVNCVLLHQNGQTIGKRVLGLKIVRTNGDRIGLGRIIGMRIIPISLLGAIPYLGGLISLTDSLMIFGNERRCLHDLIADTIVITE
- a CDS encoding RDD family protein, with the protein product MLDTLRQIETPEGVFLRLRAAGALPRAQAWTIDFVLRMMVFWIAMIPLSLLGTAGMGVGTLLLFALMWIYAVVCEVWFGGQTLGKRALGLRVVSADGAPVTLVPSVVRNLLRVVDILPGVYAVGLASTLIDPYGRRLGDVIAGTMVIHGGELPAGSQVPAVPAIAPPPGLAAEEQAVIVEFAERCAQLTPQRQQELADLLQPVTGCTGDAGVQRLLGYANWLLGRT
- a CDS encoding stage II sporulation protein M, encoding MKQERFAALHSDGWDELQRWLDLVDAKQRQTLRDPRANGFPAEYRRLCHHLALARARGYSREVTDRLQRMVQQGHRLLYRPPAPRWHRALMFLVAGFPRLVRAEWRCMAAAAALFLVPALGCLIALQFHPEWAHSLFGSAQLAEFEKMYDPSNAKIGRSSGTDLAMFGVYVMNNVSIAFRTFASGLVFGVGAVYVLGANGVIIGGVAGHLTQMGYGGPFWRFVVAHAAFELTALVIAGGAGLKLGLTLLAPGRRRRGPAMVAAGWVGAQLALGAFAMLVIAAAIEAFWSSVAGFPDSLKFGSAALLWLLVLWWLARGGMGMEAADGA